The proteins below come from a single Triticum aestivum cultivar Chinese Spring chromosome 5D, IWGSC CS RefSeq v2.1, whole genome shotgun sequence genomic window:
- the LOC123120192 gene encoding E3 ubiquitin-protein ligase Os03g0188200-like produces the protein MSRDSVLIGASMFVLVVLSLVTFFCSNRRRLAQSSSSRGVEDNQDIELGHGRSAAAGLDEAVLAAYPTTVYSSSIQHQLAATSERTVKEGERGCAVCLAEYADGDELRVMPGCAHTFHRRCVDQWLRRRPSCPLCRASSQSRAPPAHANRHSVNSMPM, from the coding sequence ATGTCAAGGGACAGCGTGCTGATCGGCGCCTCCATGTTCGTGCTCGTCGTGCTCTCCCTCGTCACCTTCTTCTGCTCCAACCGACGGCGATTGGCGCAGAGCTCGTCGTCGCGGGGCGTAGAAGACAATCAAGACATCGAGCTCGGGCACGGCAGGAGTGCCGCTGCGGGACTCGACGAGGCCGTCCTGGCCGCCTACCCGACGACGGTGTACTCGTCGTCCATCCAGCATCAGTTGGCGGCTACCAGTGAGCGGACAGTGAAAGAGGGGGAACGCGGGTGTGCGGTGTGCCTGGCGGAGTACGCCGACGGCGACGAGCTGCGGGTTATGCCCGGCTGCGCGCACACGTTCCACCGGCGGTGCGTCGACCAGTGGCTCCGGCGGCGGCCCAGCTGCCCACTCTGCCGCGCGTCGTCGCAGAGCAGAGCACCACCGGCGCATGCTAACCGTCACAGCGTCAACAGCATGCCGATGTAG